In Flavobacterium lacustre, a genomic segment contains:
- a CDS encoding efflux RND transporter permease subunit — protein sequence MSLSTLSIKRPVFTIVINLAIVLFGLIGYTFLGVREFPSIDPAQVSIRTNYTGANADIIESQITEPLEKAINSIDGIRNVTSSSAQGSSNITIEFNLDKDLEEAANDVRDKVSQAVRNLPQDIDAPPVVSKADANGDAIISMTVQSDTRNALELSDYAENVISQRLETIPGVSGVQIWGQKRYAMRLWIDPVKLASYGCTVSEVRDALNQQNVELPSGKLTGRNTELTVKTVGNLATAEEFNNIIIRSEGEKVVRFSDVGTATLGPENVETQMTQSGTPLVGVAIVPLPGANYLDISAAFYKEFEKLKKDLPKDIKLNIAIDNTVFVKKSVIEVAETLGISIVLVILIIYLFFRDWAIAFRPLIDIPVSLIATFFIMWLFGFSINVLTLLAIVLATGLVVDDGIVVTENIFKKVEEGMTPIEAAIKGSNEIFFAVISISITLAAVFLPVIFLEGFVGRLFREFGVVIGAAVLISAFVSLTLTPMLNAYLMKGGEQKKSNFYIKTEPYFQKLNSGYAEALSQFMKKKWLSFPILIACFGLIYLFFNLLQKETAPYDDRSGFVMRMSTPEGSSYEYTDRFMQEVSKLVDDSVPSKKVSLVITSPGFGSSSVNSGFIRVSLVEPNERTDSQKDIAQKLTKWTKQYPDAKTSVIEQPTIAVNRRGGLPIQYIIQATNFKKLEEKIPLFMDEVSNDPTFAVSDVNLKFNKPEVNVTINREKAESLGISVIDIAQTLQLSLSGQRFGYFMRNGKQYQVIGQFDQKDRSKPLDLTSMYVKNNKGELIQMDNVVSIEEKSNPPQLYHNNRYMSATVSAGLAPGKSISDGIDAMNEIKAKVLDDTFTTDLGGESRDFVESSSNTSFAFGLALVLIFLILAAQFESFIDPMIIILTVPMAVAGALFSLWLFNQTWNIFSQIGTVMLIGLVTKNGILIVEFANQLREQGKSKLEAILEASEARLRPILMTSLAISLGALPIAMSLGAASTSRIGMGVVIVGGTIFSLVLTLFVIPAMYLMWSKARKHYPEFDHIEEYEKESN from the coding sequence ATGAGTTTATCTACTTTAAGTATAAAAAGACCAGTATTTACAATTGTTATCAATTTAGCCATCGTGCTATTTGGTTTGATTGGTTATACTTTTCTTGGCGTTAGAGAATTTCCTTCGATAGACCCTGCTCAAGTTTCTATTCGAACTAATTATACCGGAGCAAATGCAGATATTATTGAATCCCAAATTACAGAACCTCTCGAAAAAGCAATCAATTCTATTGACGGAATTCGAAACGTAACTTCGTCGAGTGCGCAAGGAAGCAGCAATATAACTATCGAATTTAATTTGGATAAAGACCTTGAAGAAGCTGCAAATGATGTGCGGGATAAAGTGTCACAAGCCGTTAGAAATCTACCTCAAGATATTGATGCGCCACCTGTTGTTTCTAAGGCTGACGCCAATGGAGATGCCATTATTTCGATGACGGTGCAAAGCGATACCAGAAATGCATTAGAACTAAGTGATTATGCCGAAAATGTAATTTCGCAACGCCTTGAAACTATTCCCGGAGTAAGTGGTGTACAGATTTGGGGACAAAAACGATACGCGATGCGTTTATGGATTGACCCAGTAAAACTGGCTTCTTATGGATGTACGGTTTCCGAAGTTCGGGACGCTTTAAACCAACAAAATGTAGAATTACCTTCGGGAAAACTGACTGGAAGAAATACAGAATTAACGGTTAAAACGGTTGGGAATTTAGCCACTGCCGAAGAATTTAATAATATTATTATTCGTTCAGAAGGAGAAAAAGTAGTTCGTTTTAGCGATGTTGGAACCGCTACTTTAGGACCGGAAAATGTTGAAACCCAAATGACACAATCCGGAACTCCGCTAGTTGGTGTGGCGATTGTTCCGCTTCCCGGAGCGAATTATTTAGATATTTCGGCTGCTTTTTATAAGGAATTTGAAAAATTAAAAAAGGATTTACCAAAAGATATCAAACTGAATATCGCCATTGATAATACTGTTTTTGTAAAAAAATCAGTAATCGAAGTTGCTGAAACTCTTGGGATTTCAATTGTTTTGGTGATTTTAATTATCTATTTATTCTTTAGGGATTGGGCTATAGCTTTTAGACCTTTAATTGATATTCCTGTTTCTTTGATTGCGACTTTCTTTATCATGTGGCTCTTTGGCTTTTCGATAAATGTATTGACTTTGTTAGCAATCGTTCTTGCGACAGGATTAGTGGTTGATGACGGAATTGTTGTTACCGAGAATATTTTTAAAAAGGTAGAAGAAGGCATGACGCCAATTGAAGCTGCAATTAAAGGCTCAAACGAAATATTTTTTGCCGTAATTTCGATTTCAATTACATTGGCTGCAGTATTTTTACCGGTAATTTTTCTCGAAGGATTTGTTGGGCGATTGTTTAGGGAATTTGGCGTCGTCATTGGTGCAGCGGTATTGATATCGGCATTTGTTTCTTTGACTTTAACGCCCATGTTGAATGCGTATTTGATGAAAGGCGGCGAACAAAAAAAATCAAATTTTTATATTAAAACTGAACCGTATTTTCAAAAATTAAATAGTGGTTATGCCGAAGCTTTAAGCCAATTCATGAAAAAGAAATGGTTGAGTTTCCCTATTTTAATTGCTTGTTTCGGATTAATTTATTTGTTTTTTAATTTATTACAAAAAGAAACGGCTCCATATGATGACCGAAGTGGATTTGTAATGCGTATGTCAACTCCCGAAGGTTCTTCTTATGAATATACCGATCGATTCATGCAGGAAGTTTCTAAATTAGTTGACGATTCTGTTCCCAGCAAAAAAGTGAGTCTGGTAATTACCTCTCCAGGTTTTGGATCTTCATCTGTTAATAGTGGTTTTATTCGGGTTTCTTTGGTAGAACCAAATGAAAGAACCGATTCGCAAAAAGATATAGCGCAGAAATTAACGAAATGGACCAAACAATATCCGGATGCAAAAACATCGGTTATTGAGCAACCTACAATTGCCGTTAACAGACGTGGCGGTTTACCAATTCAGTACATCATTCAAGCTACTAATTTCAAAAAACTGGAAGAGAAAATTCCATTATTTATGGATGAAGTATCAAACGATCCCACATTTGCTGTGAGCGATGTAAATTTAAAGTTCAATAAGCCGGAAGTCAATGTAACCATCAATCGTGAGAAAGCGGAAAGTTTAGGAATATCTGTTATCGATATTGCGCAAACGCTTCAACTTTCGTTAAGCGGACAACGTTTTGGCTATTTCATGAGAAATGGAAAACAATATCAGGTGATTGGACAATTTGACCAAAAAGACCGTTCCAAACCGTTAGATTTAACGTCGATGTACGTAAAAAATAACAAAGGGGAATTGATACAAATGGATAATGTCGTGAGCATTGAAGAAAAAAGTAATCCACCACAATTGTATCATAACAACCGATACATGTCAGCAACTGTTTCTGCAGGTCTTGCTCCAGGCAAAAGTATCAGCGATGGAATTGACGCTATGAATGAAATAAAAGCCAAAGTTTTAGATGACACATTTACCACCGATTTAGGAGGAGAATCAAGAGATTTTGTCGAAAGTAGTTCGAATACTTCTTTTGCATTCGGATTGGCTTTAGTATTGATATTTTTGATTTTAGCGGCACAATTCGAAAGTTTTATTGATCCGATGATTATTATTTTGACCGTTCCAATGGCGGTTGCCGGAGCTTTATTCTCCTTATGGTTGTTCAATCAAACCTGGAATATTTTCAGTCAAATTGGAACCGTAATGCTAATTGGATTAGTAACCAAAAACGGAATTCTGATTGTAGAGTTTGCCAACCAATTACGAGAACAAGGAAAATCAAAACTCGAAGCTATCTTAGAAGCATCGGAAGCGCGACTCCGACCAATTTTGATGACGAGTTTAGCCATTTCATTAGGTGCCTTGCCAATTGCAATGTCACTTGGAGCTGCTTCTACGAGTAGAATTGGTATGGGAGTTGTAATTGTGGGCGGAACTATTTTCTCTTTGGTTTTAACCTTATTTGTCATTCCGGCGATGTATTTAATGTGGTCGAAAGCTAGAAAACATTATCCGGAATTTGATCATATTGAAGAATACGAAAAAGAAAGTAACTAA
- a CDS encoding TolC family protein, with protein MIHTKIGFRAIILMLFCVVKINAQDVLTIEDAVKIALENNYEIKIASNNLNIEKTNVSSGNAGMLPVVTASIVDNNRLQNTSQTLASGTTNSLKNAKNNSLTYGVGLDWTVFDGMKMFAKLDQLKELQKLGEAQLKLTILTKIGDVTSTYFNLVEQQQQLAAIDSTIIISKQRLALAQNRFTIGKASKLEVLNAQVDLNTDKVSLLRQKELYANTKIFLNQILARDAKIDFKTVDEIAVDTKLVLDELTALAEKQNPQLEAQIIAKRVSELQLKQVKAARYPTLTLNTGYNFADTQSSLGFTTQSSTRGLNYGFSASLNVFDGFSQNRNEKIAKIEIENSKMVIEQQSLALKTQLATSYQTYLTNLELIDLEEKNEAIAKQNLAITLDKFRIGTITTLEFRTAQLNYVNAKVRYSNAQFQAKISEIALKELAGNITF; from the coding sequence ATGATACATACTAAAATAGGATTTCGAGCGATAATTTTAATGCTCTTTTGTGTGGTAAAAATCAATGCGCAGGACGTTTTGACTATTGAAGATGCGGTAAAAATAGCATTAGAAAATAACTATGAAATTAAAATTGCCTCTAACAATTTAAACATAGAAAAGACGAATGTGAGTTCCGGAAATGCAGGAATGCTTCCGGTGGTTACGGCTTCGATTGTGGATAATAACAGGCTTCAAAATACTTCCCAAACATTAGCTTCAGGAACAACAAATTCCTTGAAAAATGCTAAAAATAATAGTTTGACGTATGGAGTTGGTTTAGATTGGACCGTATTTGACGGTATGAAAATGTTTGCCAAACTGGATCAATTGAAAGAACTTCAAAAATTAGGAGAAGCTCAGTTGAAACTGACTATTTTGACCAAAATTGGTGATGTCACTTCTACTTATTTTAACTTGGTGGAACAACAACAACAATTGGCAGCAATTGACAGTACAATTATAATTTCAAAACAACGATTGGCTTTGGCACAAAACCGATTTACCATCGGAAAAGCATCAAAATTAGAAGTTTTGAATGCACAAGTCGATTTGAATACCGATAAAGTGAGTCTTTTGAGGCAAAAAGAATTGTATGCAAATACTAAGATTTTCTTGAACCAAATTCTTGCCCGAGATGCAAAAATTGATTTTAAAACTGTCGATGAAATTGCTGTAGATACAAAATTAGTTTTGGACGAATTAACTGCTTTGGCAGAAAAACAAAATCCACAATTAGAAGCTCAGATTATTGCCAAAAGAGTTTCGGAATTGCAGTTAAAACAAGTCAAAGCAGCCCGATATCCTACGTTGACATTAAATACTGGATATAATTTTGCTGATACGCAATCAAGTTTGGGTTTCACAACACAATCTTCAACAAGAGGATTGAATTATGGTTTTAGTGCCTCTTTAAATGTGTTTGACGGATTCTCACAAAACCGAAATGAAAAAATTGCTAAAATTGAAATTGAGAATTCTAAAATGGTAATTGAGCAACAAAGTTTAGCCTTAAAAACGCAACTGGCCACTTCTTATCAAACGTATTTGACGAATTTAGAATTGATTGATTTAGAAGAAAAAAATGAAGCAATCGCTAAACAAAACTTAGCCATTACATTAGATAAATTCAGAATTGGAACCATAACTACACTCGAATTCAGAACTGCACAATTGAATTATGTCAATGCAAAAGTGCGGTACAGCAATGCGCAATTTCAAGCTAAAATTTCAGAGATTGCTTTAAAAGAATTGGCTGGAAATATTACTTTTTAA
- a CDS encoding bestrophin family protein, translated as MTSYNPKDWISFIFHLSKADTFRKLIPMMFIIGIYSGIIAYLEIEYWHLPEDSHVKNISIMHGMLGFVISLLLAYRTNTAYDRWWEGRKMWGGLVNNSRNLAIKLSVVLKDGNDRKFFRKMIPGYASILYKHLNDNDTSKQLFDDVDLEIDQHKHRPNQIAKMLFQKVNDLYLTSKITGDQLIIINSEIQSFTEICGACERIKNTPIPYSYSAFIKKFIFIYVLTLPFGYVFSLGYYVIPVVVFIFYVLASLELIAEEIEDPFGSDANDLPTKKISENIKKHIEELI; from the coding sequence ATGACTTCTTATAACCCAAAAGATTGGATTAGCTTTATTTTTCATTTAAGCAAAGCTGATACTTTTCGAAAGTTAATTCCAATGATGTTTATTATTGGAATTTATTCTGGAATAATTGCTTATTTAGAAATTGAATATTGGCATTTACCCGAAGATAGTCACGTAAAAAATATCTCTATTATGCATGGAATGTTAGGTTTCGTGATTTCATTATTATTGGCATACCGAACAAATACCGCATATGATCGCTGGTGGGAAGGCCGAAAAATGTGGGGAGGTTTGGTAAATAACAGTCGGAATCTAGCAATAAAACTTTCGGTGGTTCTAAAAGATGGAAACGACAGGAAGTTTTTTAGAAAAATGATTCCGGGATATGCTTCTATTTTATACAAACATTTAAATGATAATGATACCAGCAAGCAGTTGTTTGATGATGTTGATTTAGAAATTGACCAACATAAACACCGACCAAATCAGATTGCGAAAATGTTATTTCAAAAAGTGAATGATTTGTACCTTACTTCAAAAATAACGGGAGATCAGCTTATTATTATCAATAGCGAAATTCAATCATTTACAGAAATTTGCGGTGCCTGCGAGCGAATCAAAAACACTCCTATTCCCTACTCTTACAGTGCTTTTATCAAAAAATTCATATTTATTTATGTGTTGACATTACCTTTTGGATATGTATTTAGTTTAGGCTATTATGTAATTCCGGTTGTAGTTTTTATCTTTTATGTATTGGCTAGTTTAGAGTTAATTGCTGAAGAAATTGAAGATCCTTTTGGTAGCGATGCAAACGATTTGCCAACAAAGAAAATTTCGGAAAACATAAAAAAACACATTGAAGAATTGATTTAA
- a CDS encoding AraC family transcriptional regulator: protein MNSNRAFIIPPSLTNEKSLKTLVENRTVYSLNHCELNLFETYESSQLVPLKFNDLVVTSMLRGKKVMHLFDDPSFEYLPGETVVIPSNVEMKIDFPEASKNNPTQCLALAIDQTKISETLHFLNERYPKEGNSQFWQLNYQNYFFYNNVELASTINKLIKECMSTSITKDALADLTLQELLIRIIQTQTAKAIDDGVYTDPNNPITQVVEFIRTNLKENISLKRLSEKSCMSTTSFYRLFKRELGMSPIEFVLHEKIRCAKKLLKNPTIQINEVCYLSGFEDANYFIRLFKKHEGITPKQYQLLHVN, encoded by the coding sequence ATGAATTCAAATCGTGCTTTTATAATTCCTCCGAGTTTAACCAACGAGAAATCGTTGAAAACACTAGTGGAAAACAGAACCGTTTATTCCCTAAATCATTGTGAGTTAAACCTTTTTGAAACCTACGAATCTTCGCAATTGGTTCCCTTAAAATTTAATGATTTAGTGGTAACCAGCATGTTAAGAGGTAAAAAAGTAATGCATTTGTTTGATGATCCTAGTTTTGAATATTTACCCGGAGAAACGGTTGTTATTCCTTCGAATGTGGAGATGAAAATTGATTTTCCTGAGGCTTCAAAAAACAATCCTACACAATGCTTAGCTTTGGCAATTGATCAAACTAAAATTTCAGAAACCCTTCATTTTCTTAACGAACGTTATCCTAAAGAAGGCAATTCCCAATTTTGGCAACTCAATTATCAAAATTATTTCTTTTACAATAATGTTGAACTGGCAAGCACCATTAATAAATTGATTAAAGAATGCATGAGTACGTCGATTACTAAAGATGCATTGGCCGACTTAACTTTACAGGAATTGTTAATCCGAATTATCCAGACACAGACCGCAAAAGCGATAGATGACGGAGTATATACCGACCCCAATAATCCTATTACGCAAGTGGTAGAATTTATTAGAACGAACTTAAAGGAAAATATAAGTCTAAAGCGATTGAGTGAAAAATCGTGTATGAGTACGACTTCTTTCTATAGATTGTTCAAAAGAGAATTAGGGATGAGTCCAATTGAATTTGTGCTGCATGAAAAGATACGATGCGCCAAAAAACTACTCAAAAACCCAACGATTCAAATCAATGAAGTCTGTTATTTGTCAGGATTTGAAGATGCTAATTATTTTATTCGATTATTCAAAAAACACGAAGGAATTACGCCAAAACAATATCAGCTTTTACATGTAAATTAG
- a CDS encoding DUF779 domain-containing protein: MIKRIDATEKAVELIRILQEKHGDLMFYQAGGCCEGTQPQCFEKGGFYQRMGDVCIGSIENTEFWVDKDLFEYWKHAHFTLDVIDAFGVGGFSLETPLKKTFRIEYRIFTEEEEQSLEPVRFIE; the protein is encoded by the coding sequence ATGATAAAAAGAATTGATGCAACCGAAAAAGCAGTAGAATTAATCCGAATTTTACAGGAAAAACATGGTGATTTAATGTTTTATCAAGCGGGAGGATGTTGCGAAGGAACACAACCACAATGTTTTGAAAAAGGAGGATTTTACCAAAGAATGGGCGATGTATGCATTGGATCCATCGAAAACACAGAATTTTGGGTTGACAAAGATTTATTCGAATATTGGAAACATGCGCATTTCACTTTAGATGTAATTGACGCTTTTGGAGTAGGTGGATTTTCATTGGAAACACCATTAAAAAAAACATTCCGAATTGAATACCGAATTTTTACGGAAGAAGAGGAGCAATCCCTTGAGCCGGTGAGATTCATCGAATAA
- a CDS encoding aldehyde dehydrogenase family protein, with amino-acid sequence MSNIAQRPEFKATYDNYIGGKFVAPIGGQYFDVVSPIDGKVFTRAAHSTKVDLDLAVDAAYDAFQTWGKTSVAERSLLLNKIAQIIEDNLEYIATVETIDNGKAIRETLAADIPLAIDHFRYFAGVIRAEESSITELDSQTVSIALSEPLGVIAQIIPWNFPILMAVWKLAPALAAGNTVVLKPAESTPISIMVLMELIGDILPPGVINIVNGFGAELGRALVTNKKVSKAAFTGSTTTGRLVMQYATENIIPVTLELGGKSPNIFLKSVADADDDFFDKAVEGAVMFALNQGEICTCPSRLLVHEDIYEQFIAKVIERTAAIKLGNPLDKTTMMGAQASLVQKEKILSYIKLGKEEGAEVLIGGEENKLGGSLDGGYYIKPTLFKGHNKMRIFQEEIFGPVLAVTTFKTTEEAIAIANDTMYGLGAGVWTRDAHEIYQVPRAIQAGRVWINQYHAYPAGAPFGGYKQSGIGRENHKMMLGHYRQTKNMLISYDKKKLGFF; translated from the coding sequence ATGAGTAATATAGCACAAAGACCTGAATTTAAGGCAACGTATGATAATTACATAGGAGGAAAGTTTGTAGCACCAATCGGTGGACAATATTTTGATGTCGTTTCTCCAATTGATGGGAAAGTGTTCACCAGAGCAGCACATTCAACCAAAGTTGATTTGGATTTAGCAGTAGATGCTGCCTACGATGCTTTTCAAACTTGGGGAAAAACTTCCGTAGCAGAACGCAGTTTACTATTAAATAAAATTGCTCAAATTATTGAAGACAATTTAGAATACATTGCAACCGTTGAAACAATTGATAACGGAAAAGCCATTCGCGAAACTCTGGCTGCTGATATTCCTTTGGCAATTGACCATTTCAGATATTTTGCAGGAGTAATTCGCGCGGAAGAAAGTTCAATCACTGAATTAGATTCTCAAACTGTGTCGATAGCTTTGAGCGAACCTTTAGGAGTTATTGCTCAAATTATCCCTTGGAATTTTCCTATTTTAATGGCCGTTTGGAAATTAGCTCCAGCATTAGCCGCAGGAAATACTGTAGTTTTAAAACCAGCCGAAAGTACTCCAATTTCTATTATGGTTTTAATGGAATTAATAGGAGATATTTTGCCTCCAGGAGTTATCAATATCGTAAATGGTTTTGGTGCAGAACTAGGAAGAGCTTTGGTTACAAATAAAAAAGTATCAAAAGCAGCCTTCACGGGTTCTACAACAACTGGTCGTTTGGTTATGCAATATGCTACCGAAAACATTATTCCTGTAACTTTAGAATTAGGTGGAAAATCCCCAAATATCTTCTTGAAATCTGTGGCTGATGCTGACGACGATTTCTTCGATAAAGCAGTTGAAGGCGCAGTAATGTTTGCTTTAAATCAAGGGGAAATTTGTACTTGTCCTTCCAGATTATTGGTTCATGAAGATATTTATGAGCAATTTATTGCCAAAGTAATCGAAAGAACAGCCGCAATTAAACTAGGAAATCCGCTAGACAAAACTACGATGATGGGCGCTCAGGCTTCTTTGGTTCAAAAAGAAAAAATTCTTTCTTACATCAAATTAGGAAAAGAAGAAGGTGCCGAAGTACTTATTGGAGGTGAAGAAAATAAATTAGGCGGAAGCCTTGATGGTGGTTATTATATCAAACCAACACTTTTCAAGGGACACAATAAAATGCGTATTTTTCAGGAAGAAATTTTCGGACCCGTTTTGGCTGTAACAACATTCAAAACTACCGAAGAAGCAATTGCTATTGCAAATGATACAATGTATGGTTTAGGCGCTGGAGTTTGGACACGTGACGCACACGAAATTTATCAGGTTCCAAGAGCAATTCAAGCTGGTCGTGTTTGGATAAATCAGTATCATGCTTATCCTGCGGGAGCTCCTTTTGGAGGATACAAACAATCCGGAATTGGTCGTGAGAATCACAAAATGATGTTGGGTCACTATCGTCAAACTAAAAACATGCTGATTTCTTATGATAAAAAGAAATTAGGTTTCTTTTAG
- the pheT gene encoding phenylalanine--tRNA ligase subunit beta: protein MKISYNWLKQFVKIDWKSEETAALLTDLGLEVEIVDKYQSVKGGLEGIVVGHVLTCIQHPDADRLKITTVDLGDGIPVQIVCGASNVAAGQKVPVATIGTILYDATGVAFTIKKGKIRGQESHGMICAEDELGLGESHEGIMILDNALVPGTKAATVFKIENDEVFEIGLTPNRADAMSHWGTARDLKAGLLQSGVNVELITPSVSNFRVDKRILKIDIDVKESKLAPRYCGVTISGITVKPSPSWLQNRLKAIGLNPKNNIIDVTNYVLHELGQPLHAFDASKINGKISVKTLPTGTKFVTLDDVERTLDEEDLMICDEKGPLCIAGVFGGKKSGVSENTNSIFLESAYFNPVSIRKTAKRHQLNTDASFRFERGIDPTITVYALKRAALLIQEVAGGEITSDVIDVYPKKIEDFTVFLNFSKVAKIIGQELSKDTIKKILVSLDIKVNSVSDAGLGLTIPAYRVDVQREIDVIEEILRVYGYNNINFSKKLNATVSNSPRTEDYKVQNSIATQLNSQGFNEMMANSLTTASYVQLSDLLKEEHNVTMLNPLSADLATMRQSLLFSGLEAVSYNINRKNADLKLFEFGKSYHNLPSGYEERKHLTLFLSGNRNQESWTNTQKPSDFFLFKGYVNAVLSRLGIQKTQHLPLTSDVFAEGIAIGFGEEVIVELGVVKKSILKHFGIKQEVFFADFNWALILKLITTKIKYAEIPKYPEVRRDLALLIDQNVTYDSIYNIARQTEKTLLKDINLFDVYEGKNLAEGKKSYALSFIIQDNSKTLTDVQIDKIMSKLQKNFETELGASLR, encoded by the coding sequence ATGAAAATATCTTACAACTGGTTAAAACAATTCGTTAAAATAGATTGGAAGTCCGAAGAAACGGCAGCTTTACTAACCGATTTAGGTCTTGAAGTTGAAATTGTTGATAAATACCAATCAGTAAAAGGTGGCTTAGAAGGGATTGTAGTAGGTCACGTTCTTACGTGTATACAACATCCTGATGCGGATAGATTAAAAATAACTACAGTAGATTTAGGAGACGGAATACCGGTACAAATTGTATGTGGCGCAAGTAATGTAGCGGCAGGACAAAAAGTGCCTGTGGCGACTATCGGGACTATATTATATGATGCAACAGGTGTTGCTTTTACGATAAAAAAAGGGAAAATTCGTGGTCAGGAAAGCCATGGTATGATTTGCGCTGAAGACGAATTAGGTCTTGGTGAAAGCCATGAAGGCATTATGATTCTTGATAATGCTCTGGTTCCTGGAACAAAAGCCGCTACCGTTTTTAAAATTGAAAATGATGAAGTTTTTGAAATTGGACTGACACCAAACCGTGCCGATGCAATGAGTCATTGGGGAACAGCACGCGATTTGAAAGCCGGTTTGTTACAAAGTGGTGTCAATGTAGAATTGATTACTCCTTCGGTGAGTAATTTTAGAGTTGATAAAAGAATTCTGAAAATAGATATTGATGTTAAAGAATCAAAACTTGCTCCAAGATATTGTGGAGTAACTATTTCTGGAATTACGGTAAAACCATCACCAAGCTGGTTACAAAACAGATTAAAAGCGATTGGATTAAATCCAAAAAATAATATTATTGACGTAACTAATTATGTGTTACACGAATTAGGTCAACCACTTCATGCTTTTGATGCTTCAAAAATTAATGGAAAAATTAGTGTAAAAACGTTGCCTACAGGGACTAAGTTCGTTACTCTTGATGATGTTGAAAGAACTTTGGATGAGGAGGATTTGATGATTTGTGACGAAAAAGGTCCTTTGTGTATAGCAGGAGTTTTTGGTGGAAAAAAATCGGGAGTTTCTGAAAATACAAATTCTATTTTCTTAGAAAGTGCTTATTTTAATCCGGTTAGTATTCGAAAAACGGCTAAAAGACATCAATTAAATACAGATGCTTCTTTTAGATTTGAAAGAGGAATTGATCCAACTATCACTGTTTACGCATTAAAACGCGCTGCATTATTGATTCAAGAAGTAGCTGGAGGAGAAATCACTTCGGATGTTATAGATGTGTATCCAAAGAAAATTGAAGATTTTACTGTGTTTTTAAATTTCAGTAAAGTAGCTAAAATTATTGGTCAGGAATTATCAAAAGATACGATTAAGAAAATATTAGTTTCTCTGGATATTAAAGTAAACAGCGTTTCAGATGCTGGTTTAGGACTTACAATTCCTGCGTACCGCGTTGATGTGCAAAGAGAAATTGATGTTATTGAGGAAATTCTGAGGGTTTATGGTTATAACAATATCAATTTTTCTAAGAAACTAAATGCAACGGTTTCTAATTCTCCTCGAACTGAAGATTATAAAGTTCAGAATAGCATTGCGACTCAATTAAATTCTCAGGGATTTAATGAAATGATGGCGAATTCTTTGACTACAGCATCTTATGTTCAATTATCTGATTTATTGAAAGAAGAGCATAATGTAACGATGTTGAATCCGCTGAGTGCTGATTTAGCTACAATGCGTCAATCTTTATTGTTTTCTGGATTAGAAGCTGTTTCGTATAATATCAACCGAAAAAATGCAGATTTAAAATTATTTGAATTCGGAAAATCGTACCATAACTTACCTTCGGGATACGAAGAGCGCAAACATTTAACTTTGTTTCTTTCTGGAAACAGAAATCAGGAAAGTTGGACTAATACTCAAAAACCATCAGATTTCTTTTTGTTTAAAGGGTATGTAAATGCGGTACTTTCAAGATTAGGAATTCAAAAAACACAACACCTTCCTTTGACTTCGGATGTTTTTGCCGAAGGAATTGCAATAGGTTTTGGAGAAGAAGTAATTGTAGAATTAGGAGTAGTTAAGAAATCCATCTTAAAACATTTTGGAATCAAACAAGAAGTATTTTTTGCGGATTTTAATTGGGCTTTAATTTTGAAATTGATTACTACTAAGATAAAATATGCTGAAATTCCAAAATACCCTGAAGTACGCAGAGATTTAGCTTTATTGATTGATCAAAATGTAACGTACGACAGTATTTATAATATTGCACGTCAAACGGAGAAAACACTTTTGAAGGACATTAATTTATTTGATGTTTATGAAGGAAAAAATTTAGCCGAAGGCAAAAAGTCATATGCATTGAGTTTTATCATTCAAGATAATTCGAAAACCTTAACCGATGTTCAGATTGATAAAATCATGAGTAAATTACAGAAGAATTTTGAAACTGAGCTTGGAGCAAGTTTGAGATAA